In the genome of Limnobaculum zhutongyuii, one region contains:
- the torD gene encoding molecular chaperone TorD: MIKTDNLARERASIYRWFACLLFKELSVSDMTSLSSPELQQLLRGLKSIPELRLPADLFRRKVKALINRSDNHLELAADYAELFLMPPPSGVSPYAGHYPHSSPAEERIVMNQWLNHLKQQTGNNEASDHLAVQLAVMALLIESRDGQSPTFASQYNYLKERLISWLPGLVKLCQQRDKFGFYSSLLRLLKSYMLQDELYLAECIQSLSSNIHAS, from the coding sequence GATAAAAACCGATAATCTGGCCCGGGAACGGGCCAGTATCTACCGTTGGTTTGCTTGCCTGCTGTTTAAGGAGCTCTCCGTTAGCGATATGACCTCATTAAGCTCGCCGGAACTTCAGCAGCTACTGCGTGGGTTGAAATCAATTCCTGAGCTACGCCTTCCCGCCGATTTATTCAGGCGTAAAGTGAAGGCGTTAATCAATCGTTCGGACAATCATCTTGAACTGGCCGCTGATTATGCAGAACTATTTTTGATGCCACCACCGAGTGGGGTATCTCCCTATGCCGGGCACTATCCCCATAGTTCTCCGGCGGAAGAAAGAATTGTGATGAACCAATGGCTAAATCACCTGAAGCAACAAACCGGAAATAATGAGGCATCGGACCATTTAGCCGTTCAACTTGCTGTAATGGCTTTATTAATTGAGTCCCGTGATGGTCAGTCTCCCACCTTTGCTTCACAATATAACTACCTGAAAGAACGTCTGATTAGTTGGTTACCGGGTTTAGTTAAACTATGCCAACAACGAGATAAGTTTGGTTTTTATTCATCCCTGCTCAGGTTACTCAAAAGCTATATGTTGCAAGATGAACTGTATTTAGCTGAGTGCATTCAATCATTATCTTCAAATATACACGCCTCATAA
- a CDS encoding type II secretion system protein N, whose translation MNIINKYTVPALIAVVFGFGAFQAYHTYDNHKSYALSSTSKHPHKAKTEVAAEPANLMLFNQPTSAPKTAVQAPPVAVEVSAIVYSDDTDLSMATLKQGSEEINYRVGEMLKGYSDVFVDSIDKDGIHLRNKGNMETVKLKQPDYMKGHAA comes from the coding sequence ATGAATATTATCAATAAATATACCGTTCCTGCCCTGATCGCCGTTGTTTTTGGATTTGGTGCTTTTCAGGCTTATCACACTTATGACAACCATAAGAGCTATGCCTTAAGCAGTACATCCAAACACCCCCATAAAGCAAAAACGGAGGTCGCCGCTGAGCCAGCGAACTTGATGTTATTTAATCAACCAACAAGTGCACCTAAGACAGCCGTTCAGGCACCGCCTGTCGCGGTAGAAGTCAGTGCCATCGTTTATAGCGATGATACGGATTTATCCATGGCTACTCTGAAACAAGGCAGTGAAGAAATTAACTATCGCGTTGGTGAAATGCTTAAAGGTTACAGCGACGTATTTGTTGATTCTATTGATAAAGATGGCATCCATCTGCGTAATAAAGGCAACATGGAAACCGTTAAATTAAAACAGCCTGACTATATGAAAGGACACGCAGCATAG